Proteins encoded by one window of Myxococcales bacterium:
- a CDS encoding thioredoxin domain-containing protein: MRSLCSLILVALAAVVAASPAAAGPGFDPDAIYAVTLDDAPRRGPADAPVTIVEFSDFACGYCNRAQGVLRHLERQYPGQIRWVFRTLPLDEDTGTLASEAALAAARQGRFWPMHDRLFAVHGRVDRAAVELIAVDLGLDLARFRDELDSGRARAAVLADLAVGRGLGITGTPAFFINGRAIAGAAPLSTFLRVVGEELVRSRDLGGAGDRYAQLTAGGRTVADSGAPPPQAAVLSEQDSYRIGLGLPGHRRGPDDAAVTIVVWSDFLCPYCANQAPILDGLVAAHPRDVRLVYRHLPLIMHVGAELAAEAAVEAGRQGKFWAFHDQLFAASKGGLPRDVLLERGKLAGLDVAALAAALADHRHRDVVAADAAAALSLGANGTPTLFVNGRALPGMVDRDELESVIAVELERARSLVARGVAAGDVYGVIGLGADHVEHGDPRQLARTGLRIEPGTVERARMVIAACRARDRDDARALAARLRGPEAALAQGVCADRGIDLP, translated from the coding sequence GTGCGCTCCCTCTGCTCGCTGATCCTGGTCGCCCTCGCGGCCGTGGTGGCGGCGTCGCCGGCCGCCGCCGGCCCGGGGTTCGACCCCGACGCCATCTACGCGGTGACCCTCGACGACGCGCCCCGGCGCGGCCCGGCCGACGCGCCGGTGACGATCGTCGAGTTCTCGGACTTCGCGTGCGGGTACTGCAACCGCGCGCAGGGCGTGCTCCGCCACCTCGAGCGTCAGTACCCCGGGCAGATCCGCTGGGTCTTCCGGACGCTGCCGCTCGACGAGGACACCGGCACGCTGGCGTCGGAGGCGGCGCTGGCGGCGGCGCGCCAGGGGCGGTTCTGGCCGATGCACGATCGCCTGTTCGCGGTCCACGGTCGGGTCGATCGGGCCGCGGTCGAGCTGATCGCGGTCGACCTCGGGCTCGACCTGGCGCGGTTCCGCGACGAGCTCGACAGCGGGCGGGCGCGCGCGGCGGTGCTGGCCGACCTGGCGGTCGGGCGCGGGCTCGGCATCACCGGCACGCCGGCGTTCTTCATCAACGGCCGCGCCATCGCCGGCGCCGCGCCGCTGTCGACGTTCCTGCGCGTGGTCGGCGAGGAGCTGGTCCGCAGCCGCGACCTCGGCGGCGCCGGTGATCGCTACGCCCAGCTCACCGCTGGCGGGCGGACCGTGGCCGACAGCGGCGCGCCGCCGCCGCAGGCCGCCGTGCTGTCGGAGCAGGACAGCTACCGCATCGGGCTCGGGCTGCCCGGCCACCGGCGCGGACCCGACGATGCGGCGGTGACGATCGTGGTCTGGAGCGACTTCCTGTGTCCGTACTGCGCCAACCAGGCCCCGATCCTCGACGGGCTCGTGGCCGCGCACCCGCGCGACGTGCGGCTGGTCTACCGGCACCTGCCGCTGATCATGCACGTCGGCGCCGAGCTCGCGGCCGAGGCCGCGGTCGAGGCCGGGCGCCAGGGCAAGTTCTGGGCGTTCCACGATCAGCTGTTCGCGGCCAGCAAGGGCGGCCTGCCGCGCGACGTCCTGCTCGAGCGCGGCAAGCTGGCCGGGCTCGACGTCGCGGCGCTGGCCGCGGCGCTGGCCGATCACCGCCACCGCGACGTGGTCGCCGCCGACGCGGCCGCGGCGCTGTCGCTCGGCGCCAACGGGACGCCGACCTTGTTCGTCAACGGCCGGGCGCTGCCGGGCATGGTCGATCGCGACGAGCTCGAGTCGGTGATCGCGGTCGAGCTCGAGCGCGCGCGGTCGCTCGTCGCGCGCGGGGTCGCGGCCGGCGACGTCTACGGGGTGATCGGCCTGGGCGCCGACCACGTCGAGCACGGCGATCCGCGCCAGCTCGCGCGCACCGGCCTGCGGATCGAGCCAGGGACCGTCGAGCGGGCGCGCATGGTGATCGCGGCCTGCCGCGCCCGCGATCGCGACGACGCCCGGGCGCTGGCGGCGCGGCTGCGGGGCCCCGAGGCCGCGCTGGCCCAGGGCGTGTGCGCCGATCGCGGGATCGATCTGCCATGA
- the gor gene encoding glutathione-disulfide reductase, with amino-acid sequence MTDVDVDLFVIGGGSGGVRAARIAATHGARVAIAEEHRWGGTCVIRGCVPKKLLVYASEFAHAFDDARGFGWEVGPVRHDWAALIAAKDREIARLSGLYQGNLERHGVVRHDGRATLVDAHTVAIGGARVRAGHILIATGGRPVRPRIPGAELFITSDEAFHLPTLPARIAIVGGGYIGVEFAHIFRGLGAEVTLIHRRDRVLAGFDDDLRDAVEAGLARAGVVVRAGGEPRAVRRAADGAIVLELDGAEVVADVAMAATGRAPHTAGLGLEAAGVAVDARGAIAVDAWSQTSAPSVYAVGDVTGRVALTPVAIREGHAFADTVFGGKAIKIDHELIATAVFAQPAAAAVGLSEAAAIARGHDVQIYATKFRPMKHTMTGRGDQVFLKLVVDRVTGVVLGVHMVAAEAPEIIQAVAIAVTMGATKDDFDRTFAVHPTAAEELVLLR; translated from the coding sequence ATGACCGACGTCGACGTCGACCTGTTCGTGATCGGCGGCGGCTCCGGCGGCGTCCGGGCCGCGCGCATCGCCGCGACCCACGGCGCGCGGGTGGCGATCGCCGAGGAGCACCGCTGGGGCGGCACCTGCGTGATCCGCGGCTGCGTGCCCAAGAAGCTCCTGGTCTACGCCAGCGAGTTCGCGCACGCGTTCGACGACGCGCGCGGGTTCGGCTGGGAGGTCGGCCCGGTCCGCCACGACTGGGCGGCGCTGATCGCCGCCAAGGACCGCGAGATCGCCCGGCTGTCGGGCCTGTACCAGGGCAACCTCGAGCGCCACGGCGTCGTGCGCCACGACGGCCGCGCCACGCTGGTCGACGCGCACACGGTCGCGATCGGCGGCGCGCGCGTGCGGGCCGGGCACATCTTGATCGCCACCGGCGGCCGGCCGGTGCGGCCCCGCATCCCCGGGGCCGAGCTGTTCATCACCTCGGACGAGGCGTTCCACCTGCCGACCTTGCCGGCGCGGATCGCGATCGTCGGCGGCGGCTACATCGGCGTCGAGTTCGCGCACATCTTCCGCGGCCTCGGCGCCGAGGTGACGCTGATCCACCGGCGCGATCGGGTGCTGGCCGGGTTCGACGACGATCTCCGCGACGCGGTCGAGGCCGGCCTGGCTCGGGCCGGCGTGGTCGTGCGGGCGGGCGGTGAGCCGCGCGCGGTCCGGCGCGCGGCCGACGGCGCGATCGTGCTCGAGCTCGACGGCGCCGAGGTCGTCGCCGACGTGGCGATGGCCGCGACCGGGCGCGCGCCCCACACCGCCGGGCTCGGGCTCGAGGCGGCCGGGGTCGCGGTCGACGCGCGCGGCGCGATCGCGGTCGACGCCTGGAGCCAGACCTCGGCGCCGAGCGTCTACGCGGTCGGCGACGTCACCGGCCGGGTCGCGCTGACGCCGGTCGCGATCCGCGAGGGCCACGCGTTCGCCGACACGGTCTTCGGCGGCAAGGCGATCAAGATCGACCACGAGCTGATCGCGACCGCGGTGTTCGCGCAGCCGGCGGCGGCGGCGGTCGGGCTGTCCGAGGCCGCCGCGATCGCGCGCGGCCACGACGTCCAGATCTACGCCACCAAGTTCCGGCCGATGAAGCACACGATGACCGGCCGGGGCGATCAGGTGTTCCTGAAGCTGGTGGTCGATCGGGTCACCGGCGTGGTGCTGGGCGTACACATGGTCGCGGCCGAGGCGCCGGAGATCATCCAGGCGGTCGCGATCGCCGTGACGATGGGCGCGACCAAGGACGACTTCGATCGGACCTTCGCGGTCCACCCGACCGCGGCCGAGGAGCTGGTGCTCCTGCGCTAA
- a CDS encoding sterol desaturase family protein, whose translation MSVLIYAAIPIFLVTLLIELAWARRRTDDARIVGYATKDTLASLGMGVGNVIIAAFTKLVSLALMIWLYQYRVATLPNVWWTWVLLFFAEDLCYYAFHRASHEIRFLWAAHVNHHSSQHYNLSTALRQSWTTPLTGPLFWLPLPLLGFAPWMVLVQQAISLLYQYWIHTEAIAKLPAPIEFIFNTPSHHRVHHGANPEYLDRNHGGILIIWDRLFGTFEPERARVVYGLTENIKSFKLHVIAFHEWIAMARDARRAPTLRAALGYLFRPPGWRHDGRGKTAAEVLADSQDPATRAPLPGV comes from the coding sequence ATGTCAGTCCTGATCTACGCCGCCATCCCGATCTTCCTCGTGACCTTGCTCATCGAGCTGGCGTGGGCGCGGCGCCGGACCGACGACGCGCGCATCGTCGGCTACGCGACCAAGGACACGCTCGCGTCGCTCGGCATGGGCGTCGGCAACGTGATCATCGCGGCGTTCACCAAGCTCGTGTCGCTGGCGCTGATGATCTGGCTCTACCAGTACCGGGTCGCGACCCTGCCCAACGTGTGGTGGACCTGGGTGCTGTTGTTCTTCGCCGAGGACCTCTGCTACTACGCGTTCCACCGCGCCAGCCACGAGATCCGGTTCCTGTGGGCGGCCCACGTCAACCACCACTCGAGCCAGCACTACAACCTGTCGACGGCGCTGCGGCAGTCGTGGACCACGCCGCTGACCGGGCCGCTGTTCTGGTTGCCGCTGCCGCTCCTGGGCTTCGCGCCGTGGATGGTGCTCGTGCAGCAGGCGATCAGCCTGCTCTACCAGTACTGGATCCACACCGAGGCCATCGCCAAGCTGCCGGCGCCGATCGAGTTCATCTTCAACACGCCCTCGCACCACCGCGTCCACCACGGCGCCAACCCCGAGTACCTCGACCGCAACCACGGCGGCATCCTGATCATCTGGGATCGCCTGTTCGGCACGTTCGAGCCCGAGCGCGCCCGCGTGGTCTACGGCCTCACCGAGAACATCAAGAGCTTCAAGCTGCACGTGATCGCGTTCCACGAGTGGATCGCGATGGCGCGGGACGCCCGGCGCGCGCCGACCCTGCGGGCCGCGCTCGGTTACCTGTTCCGCCCGCCGGGCTGGCGCCACGACGGCCGCGGCAAGACCGCCGCCGAGGTGCTCGCCGACAGCCAGGATCCCGCGACGCGCGCGCCCCTGCCGGGCGTCTGA
- a CDS encoding TetR/AcrR family transcriptional regulator codes for MVATRTRRTLRPLAPARQARAIRTRAQLIAAARALLGEHGLAGAPTAAVATRAQVAQGSLFRHFPHKTDLLIAVTEAILADLRLAFAADLGPARPADPLASACAALWRVFRLPDMRVVLEIYVAARTEPTLARALGPVLERHQALLLAEARRLFPAAAAANPEFDDAVLAIVYAMQGAAIGLFSPDPDAEIVHLAFLERLARRELGRRPTGRKA; via the coding sequence GTGGTCGCGACCCGCACCCGCCGCACCCTGCGTCCGCTGGCGCCCGCGCGCCAGGCCCGCGCGATCCGCACGCGGGCCCAGCTCATCGCCGCCGCCCGCGCGCTCCTCGGCGAGCACGGCCTGGCCGGCGCGCCCACCGCCGCGGTCGCGACCCGCGCCCAGGTCGCCCAGGGCTCGCTGTTCCGCCACTTCCCGCACAAGACCGACCTCTTGATCGCGGTGACCGAGGCGATCCTCGCCGATCTGCGCCTGGCGTTCGCCGCCGACCTCGGGCCGGCGCGCCCCGCCGATCCGCTGGCGTCGGCGTGCGCGGCGCTGTGGCGGGTGTTCCGCCTGCCCGACATGCGGGTCGTGCTCGAGATCTACGTCGCGGCCCGGACCGAGCCCACGCTCGCGCGCGCGCTCGGGCCGGTGCTCGAGCGCCACCAGGCGCTGCTCCTGGCCGAGGCGCGGCGGCTGTTCCCGGCCGCGGCCGCGGCCAACCCCGAGTTCGACGACGCCGTGCTGGCGATCGTCTACGCCATGCAGGGCGCGGCGATCGGCCTGTTCTCGCCCGACCCCGACGCGGAGATCGTCCACCTCGCGTTCCTCGAGCGCCTGGCCCGGCGCGAGCTCGGGCGCCGCCCGACCGGAAGGAAGGCCTGA